The following are encoded in a window of Miltoncostaea marina genomic DNA:
- a CDS encoding endonuclease III domain-containing protein: MPPVRPRPGTRAHAEAIVRRLAEAYGPLPWARRHPPVSELVTTLLSHSTTDVNQERAFRTLRERFPTWEAVRAAPVEEVADAVRVAGMPSQKAPRVQHVLDVVAEDPRGDDLEWLGVLPLDEAMAWLTALPGVGPKTAACVMCFSFGAHIVPADTHVHRIALRTHVVPAGASAAAAQERLTRWTPPGEAFATHMRLIRHGREVCVARSPRCGGCALLDLCPTGRRRAG; encoded by the coding sequence GTGCCGCCCGTCCGGCCCCGCCCGGGGACCCGCGCCCACGCGGAGGCGATCGTCCGGCGCCTCGCCGAGGCCTACGGCCCGCTGCCGTGGGCGCGCCGTCACCCGCCCGTGAGCGAGCTGGTCACCACGCTGCTCAGCCACTCGACGACCGACGTCAACCAGGAGCGGGCGTTCCGCACGCTGCGCGAGCGCTTCCCCACCTGGGAGGCGGTGCGCGCCGCGCCGGTCGAGGAGGTGGCCGACGCCGTCCGGGTGGCGGGCATGCCGAGCCAGAAGGCGCCGCGCGTGCAGCACGTGCTCGACGTCGTCGCCGAGGACCCGCGCGGCGACGACCTCGAGTGGCTCGGCGTCCTGCCGCTCGACGAGGCGATGGCCTGGCTCACCGCGCTCCCGGGCGTGGGCCCGAAGACCGCCGCCTGCGTCATGTGCTTCTCGTTCGGCGCGCACATCGTCCCGGCCGACACCCACGTCCACCGCATCGCGCTCCGCACCCACGTCGTGCCCGCCGGCGCGAGCGCCGCGGCGGCCCAGGAGCGGCTCACGCGCTGGACCCCGCCCGGCGAGGCGTTCGCCACCCACATGCGCCTCATCCGCCACGGCCGGGAGGTCTGCGTCGCCCGGAGCCCCCGCTGCGGGGGGTGCGCCCTGCTGGACCTCTGCCCGACGGGGAGGAGACGGGCGGGGTAG
- a CDS encoding CDP-alcohol phosphatidyltransferase family protein has product MRRRPAPLTGAVAISTQLDDLDPGTPARRSASDVAWRIVDRSGITPNAITILGFLGICGAAWLALERYWVLSSLVFIASGLVDSLDGLVARHQGRVTAFGAFLDSTLDRLAEGVILGAIGVTLAQDGQDWAVAACFVALTASFLVSYARARAEGLGIPGSSGGLMGRPERLVIVGAALFLGGLGDLLPVSMAILAGLSLMTAVHRVAIVWMASDGRGG; this is encoded by the coding sequence GTGCGCCGCCGCCCCGCACCCCTCACGGGAGCCGTCGCCATCAGCACCCAGCTCGACGACCTCGACCCCGGCACGCCGGCGCGCCGTTCCGCGTCGGACGTCGCCTGGCGCATCGTCGACCGCTCCGGCATCACGCCGAACGCGATCACGATCCTCGGCTTCCTCGGCATCTGCGGCGCCGCGTGGCTCGCGCTGGAGCGCTACTGGGTGCTGTCGTCGCTCGTCTTCATCGCCTCGGGGCTGGTGGACTCGCTCGACGGGCTCGTGGCCCGGCACCAGGGCCGCGTGACGGCGTTCGGCGCCTTCCTCGACTCCACCCTCGACCGGCTCGCGGAGGGCGTGATCCTGGGCGCGATCGGGGTCACGCTCGCCCAGGACGGTCAGGACTGGGCCGTCGCGGCCTGCTTCGTGGCCCTCACCGCATCGTTCCTCGTCTCCTACGCGCGGGCGCGCGCGGAGGGCCTCGGCATCCCGGGCTCGAGCGGCGGGCTGATGGGGCGCCCGGAGCGCCTGGTGATCGTGGGCGCCGCGCTGTTCCTCGGCGGCCTCGGCGACCTGCTGCCGGTCTCGATGGCGATCCTCGCCGGCCTGAGCCTGATGACCGCCGTGCACCGCGTGGCGATCGTCTGGATGGCCTCCGACGGGCGCGGCGGGTGA
- a CDS encoding uracil-DNA glycosylase family protein — MTPEPPSPHTGPRTRARRAAPTSLAGASPEDIQEAYQRRAIAEMAALNDEIGASEDCGSADELPVMSSGSPQAQIMLVKWSASLAERQEGVAFFGRAGTAILKSVQRLGIDPLELYGTLCVKCGDPGDREAARRGLTWLAREVHIVQPALIVPMGERVVEALGEMGFPLAEPLRAEPGEVQRWTPAIEALFVPDIDASLDEQGAKRAFWQAFRAIGDWHQAQPPY; from the coding sequence ATGACCCCAGAGCCCCCCTCGCCGCACACCGGCCCCCGCACACGCGCCCGCCGCGCCGCCCCCACGAGCCTCGCCGGCGCCAGCCCGGAGGACATCCAGGAGGCCTACCAGCGGCGCGCGATCGCCGAGATGGCCGCCCTCAACGACGAGATCGGCGCGTCGGAGGACTGCGGCTCGGCCGACGAGCTGCCGGTGATGAGCTCCGGCTCGCCGCAGGCCCAGATCATGCTCGTCAAGTGGAGCGCCAGCCTGGCCGAGCGCCAGGAGGGCGTCGCCTTCTTCGGCCGTGCGGGCACGGCGATCCTGAAGAGCGTCCAGCGGCTCGGCATCGACCCGCTCGAGCTCTACGGGACGCTGTGCGTGAAGTGCGGCGACCCCGGCGATCGTGAGGCGGCCCGCCGTGGCCTGACGTGGCTCGCGCGTGAGGTGCACATCGTGCAGCCCGCGCTGATCGTGCCGATGGGCGAGCGCGTGGTCGAGGCCCTCGGGGAGATGGGGTTCCCCCTGGCCGAGCCGCTGCGCGCCGAGCCGGGCGAGGTGCAGCGCTGGACGCCGGCGATCGAGGCGCTGTTCGTGCCCGACATCGACGCCTCGCTCGACGAGCAGGGGGCCAAGCGGGCGTTCTGGCAGGCGTTCCGCGCCATCGGCGACTGGCACCAGGCGCAGCCGCCCTACTGA
- a CDS encoding glycosyltransferase — MTAPLRIGLVCPYAWPPRDDVAHHVEAEAAALAARGHAVAVLAPARRRAAVADGRARLAAAAGRDDLSLAPIPGEVAAIAVGRALPAGRRGIGDPLDLARGLRTAIAHPHFDVVHLHEPLAPGPALTALRHAHSAALVTFHRPEPLAGAALLLPLIARALARADLRLATSATTAAGVARIAPGDYEVLRPGVDAPAPPAAPAAGPPRLVLIARGHDRVGVRFLTAVLREMGPGGVGEVMLLGPPDAPWRTRAAVPAALRERVRVVPDAGPSARAEVLAGGGLAMLADPADAGGAPLREALAAGCAVIAPRVAAAQEARREGGDAVLLPAWDRGAWAREAGALAADPVRRAALAARARPPRGWDAEAAGLEEAYRRARAARARAGRPPRSARNPQPDS, encoded by the coding sequence GTGACCGCGCCGCTGCGCATCGGGCTCGTGTGCCCGTACGCCTGGCCCCCGCGCGACGACGTCGCGCACCACGTCGAGGCCGAGGCCGCCGCGCTCGCCGCGCGGGGCCACGCGGTGGCGGTGCTCGCGCCGGCGCGCCGGCGCGCCGCCGTCGCCGACGGGCGGGCGCGCCTCGCGGCGGCCGCAGGGCGCGACGACCTGAGCCTCGCGCCCATCCCCGGCGAGGTGGCGGCGATCGCCGTGGGACGCGCCCTGCCGGCCGGCCGGCGCGGCATCGGCGACCCGCTCGACCTGGCGCGAGGCCTGCGCACCGCCATCGCGCACCCGCACTTCGACGTGGTGCACCTGCACGAGCCGCTCGCCCCGGGCCCCGCGCTGACGGCCCTCCGCCACGCGCACTCGGCGGCCCTCGTCACCTTCCACCGCCCGGAGCCGCTGGCGGGCGCGGCCCTTCTGCTGCCCCTCATCGCCCGCGCGCTGGCGCGGGCGGACCTGCGCCTGGCCACCTCCGCCACCACGGCCGCGGGCGTCGCGCGCATCGCGCCGGGCGACTACGAGGTGCTGCGCCCCGGCGTGGACGCGCCGGCCCCGCCCGCGGCGCCGGCGGCAGGCCCGCCGCGGCTCGTGCTGATCGCCCGCGGCCACGACCGGGTGGGCGTGCGCTTCCTCACCGCGGTGCTGCGCGAGATGGGGCCCGGCGGCGTCGGCGAGGTGATGCTGCTCGGGCCGCCCGACGCCCCGTGGCGCACGCGGGCGGCGGTGCCGGCCGCGCTGCGCGAGCGCGTGCGGGTCGTCCCCGACGCCGGACCGTCCGCGCGCGCCGAGGTGCTGGCTGGCGGCGGCCTTGCCATGCTGGCCGACCCGGCCGACGCCGGGGGGGCGCCCCTGCGCGAGGCGCTGGCGGCCGGATGCGCCGTGATCGCGCCGCGCGTCGCCGCGGCGCAGGAGGCGCGGCGCGAGGGCGGCGACGCGGTGCTGCTGCCCGCGTGGGACCGCGGCGCCTGGGCGCGCGAGGCCGGCGCGCTCGCCGCCGACCCCGTCCGCCGCGCCGCGCTGGCCGCGCGCGCCCGCCCGCCGCGCGGCTGGGACGCCGAGGCCGCCGGGCTGGAGGAGGCCTACCGCCGGGCGCGCGCCGCCCGCGCGCGGGCCGGCCGGCCGCCGCGGAGCGCCCGCAATCCGCAACCCGACTCCTGA
- the dnaK gene encoding molecular chaperone DnaK codes for MGKTIGIDLGTTNSAVAVLTGGEPEVLPNAEGGRTTPSVVGFAKSGERLVGTVAKRQAVTNPENTVFSVKRFMGRKYAEVDEEMKIVPYEVVRGPNGDARIRVTDKEFSPPEISAMILQKLKADAEAFLGEPVTDAVITVPAYFNDAQRQATKDAGKIAGLDVKRIINEPTAAALAYGLDKETDQTILVFDLGGGTFDVSVLEIGDGVFEVKSTAGDNHLGGDNFDKAIVDWMAAEFKRDHGIDLGNDKMALQRLYEAAEKAKIELSTTTSSQINLPFITADQSGPKHLDLQLSRAKLEELTRDLLERLVGPTKRALTDSGVGDKIDHVVLVGGMTRMPAVQERVKELTGRDPHKGVNPDEVVAVGAAIQGGVLSGDVKDVLLLDVTPLSLGIETKGGVFTKLIERNTTIPTKKSEVFSTADDNQNQVEIHVLQGEREMAAYNRTLGKFNLVGIPPAPRGVPQIEVTFDIDANGIVHVGAKDLGTGNEQKIEIKASSGLSDDEITNMVRDAESHADEDRRLRRLADARNAAEARVHEAERQLKDNGDKVDDEVRRDLEGAVEATKTAAAGDDADDIEAKTSSLTDALHRLSEQVYRQAAAQQQTAGADGDGQAEDTVEDAEYEVIDEDAPKAS; via the coding sequence ATGGGCAAGACGATCGGCATCGACCTCGGGACCACCAACTCGGCAGTGGCCGTGCTCACCGGTGGCGAGCCCGAGGTCCTTCCCAACGCGGAGGGCGGTCGCACCACCCCGTCGGTCGTCGGCTTCGCGAAGTCCGGCGAGCGCCTGGTGGGGACCGTCGCCAAGCGGCAGGCGGTGACCAACCCGGAGAACACGGTCTTCAGCGTCAAGCGGTTCATGGGCCGCAAGTACGCGGAGGTCGACGAGGAGATGAAGATCGTCCCGTACGAGGTCGTCCGCGGCCCGAACGGCGACGCGCGCATCCGGGTGACCGACAAGGAGTTCAGCCCGCCCGAGATCAGCGCGATGATCCTGCAGAAGCTGAAGGCGGACGCCGAGGCGTTCCTCGGCGAGCCGGTGACCGACGCGGTCATCACCGTGCCGGCCTACTTCAACGACGCCCAGCGGCAGGCGACGAAGGACGCCGGCAAGATCGCCGGCCTCGACGTCAAGCGCATCATCAACGAGCCCACCGCGGCGGCCCTGGCCTACGGGCTCGACAAGGAGACCGACCAGACGATCCTCGTCTTCGACCTCGGCGGCGGCACGTTCGACGTGTCCGTGCTCGAGATCGGCGACGGCGTGTTCGAGGTCAAGTCGACCGCGGGCGACAACCACCTCGGCGGCGACAACTTCGACAAGGCGATCGTCGACTGGATGGCCGCCGAGTTCAAGCGCGACCACGGCATCGACCTCGGCAACGACAAGATGGCCCTGCAGCGGCTCTACGAGGCCGCCGAGAAGGCCAAGATCGAGCTCTCGACGACCACGTCGTCGCAGATCAACCTGCCGTTCATCACGGCCGACCAGAGCGGGCCGAAGCACCTCGACCTGCAGCTGTCGCGCGCGAAGCTCGAGGAGCTCACCCGCGACCTGCTCGAGCGGCTCGTGGGCCCGACCAAGCGCGCGCTCACCGACTCCGGCGTGGGCGACAAGATCGACCACGTCGTGCTCGTCGGCGGCATGACCCGCATGCCGGCGGTGCAGGAGCGCGTGAAGGAGCTCACCGGCCGCGACCCGCACAAGGGCGTCAACCCGGACGAGGTCGTCGCCGTCGGCGCGGCGATCCAGGGCGGCGTGCTGTCGGGCGACGTGAAGGACGTCCTGCTGCTCGACGTGACCCCGCTGTCGCTCGGCATCGAGACGAAGGGCGGCGTGTTCACGAAGCTGATCGAGCGCAACACGACGATCCCCACGAAGAAGAGCGAGGTCTTCTCGACCGCCGACGACAACCAGAACCAGGTCGAGATCCACGTGCTCCAGGGCGAGCGCGAGATGGCGGCCTACAACCGCACGCTCGGCAAGTTCAACCTCGTCGGCATCCCGCCGGCGCCGCGGGGCGTGCCGCAGATCGAGGTCACGTTCGACATCGACGCCAACGGCATCGTGCACGTGGGGGCGAAGGACCTCGGCACCGGCAACGAGCAGAAGATCGAGATCAAGGCCTCGAGCGGCCTCAGCGACGACGAGATCACCAACATGGTGCGCGACGCCGAGTCGCACGCCGACGAGGACCGGCGCCTGCGCCGCCTGGCCGACGCGCGCAACGCGGCGGAGGCCCGGGTGCACGAGGCCGAGCGCCAGCTCAAGGACAACGGCGACAAGGTGGACGACGAGGTCCGTCGCGACCTCGAGGGCGCCGTCGAGGCGACCAAGACGGCCGCGGCCGGCGACGACGCCGACGACATCGAGGCGAAGACGTCGTCCCTGACCGACGCCCTGCACCGGCTCTCCGAGCAGGTGTACCGCCAGGCGGCCGCGCAGCAGCAGACCGCCGGGGCGGACGGCGACGGCCAGGCCGAGGACACGGTCGAGGACGCCGAGTACGAGGTCATCGACGAGGACGCCCCCAAGGCGTCATGA
- a CDS encoding fumarylacetoacetate hydrolase family protein yields the protein MRLCTFRVADGTRLGELRGDTVQPLAGRDVRDALGGVPAPDGDPLPLDGLELLAPMRPGKLLGIGLNFRDHAAETGAPVPERPLVFSKLATSVTGPRGDIVRPAYTRELDYEGELAVVIGRAARDVAAGEALGHVFGYAVMNDVSARDRQRTEPQWVRAKGGDTFGPFGPWVTTADEVPDPQALTIRTHVNGELRQEGSTSEMVFTVAELVAAISAGITLEPGDVVTTGTPAGVGVARAPQAFLVPGDVVRVEIDGLGALENAVR from the coding sequence ATGCGCCTGTGCACCTTCCGGGTCGCGGACGGCACCCGGCTCGGGGAGCTCCGCGGCGACACCGTCCAGCCCCTCGCCGGCCGCGACGTGCGCGATGCGCTCGGCGGCGTCCCGGCGCCCGACGGCGACCCGCTCCCGCTCGACGGGCTCGAGCTGCTCGCCCCGATGCGCCCGGGCAAGCTGCTCGGCATCGGACTCAACTTCCGCGACCACGCGGCTGAGACCGGCGCGCCGGTGCCCGAGCGGCCGCTCGTCTTCTCCAAGCTCGCCACGTCGGTGACCGGCCCGCGCGGCGACATCGTGCGGCCGGCCTACACGCGGGAGCTCGACTACGAGGGCGAGCTCGCGGTGGTGATCGGCCGCGCGGCTCGGGACGTCGCGGCCGGCGAGGCGCTCGGCCACGTGTTCGGCTACGCGGTGATGAACGACGTGAGCGCCCGCGACCGGCAGCGCACCGAGCCGCAGTGGGTGCGCGCGAAGGGCGGGGACACGTTCGGGCCCTTCGGGCCGTGGGTCACCACGGCCGATGAGGTGCCCGACCCACAGGCGCTCACCATCCGCACGCACGTGAACGGCGAGCTGCGCCAGGAGGGCTCGACGTCCGAGATGGTCTTCACCGTGGCCGAGCTCGTCGCGGCGATCTCGGCCGGCATCACGCTCGAGCCGGGCGACGTGGTGACCACCGGGACGCCCGCCGGGGTGGGGGTGGCGCGGGCGCCGCAGGCCTTCCTCGTGCCCGGCGACGTGGTGCGGGTCGAGATCGACGGGCTCGGCGCGCTCGAGAACGCGGTGCGATGA
- a CDS encoding diguanylate cyclase, producing MPAPAPPSPLSSRARLGPGQLAALVALLVIGCLAALGALAGARQAEAERDEDWARRAAALVEHQLDEGRLALLGARGFMQGSDDVTEREFRRFADGPIRRTDMMGLAWIPRVRDAERAAFERRYGLRLRDARTPATGGATDFAPAAPRPVHYPFLFGAQRDGMVAFDGMRGLDVLGHPGQAAALREAARRRGPALARVLGARAPMALLYAPVEPRGAGWPQGYVVAAYRLHDLVEPAQALLPDGSSLQLIDGGRVVRGPVGGGGAAAPVNVADQRWTVRVDVPEARAATLAAPAILAAALLITGFVGTLFVQGNRREDASRRAAAEQAALRRVATTAASAPDEAAAVVAAEAAQLVGADAGLVCRFDGGDAVAVGAWGPFRPEDLPAAIELRGRGAMAGVARTGRPARIDDYSALAGDDPLVASGWTAILRAAVAAPVHVGGRPWGALLVARAMGPGFPPGTEERLEGFAELAAAAIASAEARRDLALQATTDPLTGLANRRTFEERMEAETARAGRTGGCFALALLDIDHFKRVNDRFGHGAGDDVLVEVARRLRAAARPQDLVARIGGEEIAWIMADTDVDGAHEAAERARRLVGGEPFDGVGSITISAGVCDRCATPPSGGVMRGADLALYWAKRHGRDMTACHRRDGTIGPGADRALTAATPAG from the coding sequence GTGCCCGCGCCCGCGCCCCCGAGCCCGCTGAGCAGCCGCGCCCGACTGGGGCCGGGGCAGCTCGCGGCCCTCGTCGCCCTGCTGGTCATCGGATGTCTGGCGGCCCTCGGGGCGCTGGCGGGCGCGCGGCAGGCCGAGGCCGAGCGCGACGAGGACTGGGCGCGGCGGGCCGCCGCCCTGGTCGAGCACCAGCTCGACGAGGGGCGGCTCGCCCTGCTGGGGGCGCGCGGCTTCATGCAGGGCAGCGACGACGTGACCGAGCGGGAGTTCCGGCGCTTCGCCGACGGCCCCATCCGCAGGACCGACATGATGGGGCTGGCCTGGATCCCGCGCGTGCGGGACGCCGAGCGCGCCGCCTTCGAGCGCCGGTACGGGTTGCGGCTGCGCGACGCGCGCACGCCGGCGACGGGCGGCGCGACCGACTTCGCCCCGGCGGCGCCCCGGCCGGTGCACTACCCCTTCCTGTTCGGCGCCCAGCGGGACGGCATGGTCGCCTTCGACGGCATGCGCGGCCTCGACGTGCTCGGCCACCCCGGCCAGGCCGCGGCGCTGCGCGAGGCGGCCCGGCGGCGGGGGCCCGCCCTGGCGCGTGTGCTGGGCGCCAGGGCGCCGATGGCGCTGCTGTACGCGCCGGTCGAGCCGCGCGGAGCCGGCTGGCCGCAGGGGTACGTCGTCGCCGCCTACCGGCTCCACGACCTGGTCGAGCCGGCGCAGGCCCTGCTGCCGGACGGCTCGAGCCTGCAGCTGATCGACGGGGGCCGGGTCGTCCGCGGCCCCGTGGGCGGCGGCGGCGCGGCCGCCCCCGTCAACGTCGCCGATCAGCGCTGGACCGTGCGCGTGGACGTGCCCGAGGCGCGCGCCGCGACCCTCGCGGCGCCGGCGATCCTGGCCGCCGCGCTCCTGATCACGGGCTTCGTGGGCACGCTGTTCGTGCAGGGCAACCGCCGCGAGGACGCGAGCCGCCGGGCTGCGGCCGAGCAGGCGGCGCTGCGGCGGGTGGCGACCACGGCCGCCTCGGCGCCGGACGAGGCCGCCGCCGTGGTCGCCGCCGAGGCCGCGCAGCTGGTCGGCGCCGACGCGGGCCTCGTCTGCCGCTTCGACGGCGGCGACGCCGTCGCCGTCGGCGCCTGGGGGCCCTTCCGCCCGGAGGACCTCCCCGCGGCGATCGAGCTGCGCGGCCGGGGCGCGATGGCCGGCGTCGCGCGCACCGGCCGGCCGGCCCGGATCGACGACTACTCCGCGCTCGCGGGCGACGACCCGCTCGTGGCGAGCGGATGGACGGCCATCCTGCGGGCGGCCGTCGCCGCGCCCGTACACGTGGGCGGCCGCCCCTGGGGCGCCCTGCTCGTGGCGCGCGCCATGGGGCCGGGGTTCCCTCCGGGCACGGAGGAGCGGCTCGAGGGCTTCGCGGAGCTGGCGGCGGCAGCCATCGCCAGCGCGGAGGCCCGGCGCGATCTCGCGCTGCAGGCCACGACCGACCCCCTGACCGGGCTCGCCAACCGGCGCACCTTCGAGGAGCGCATGGAGGCCGAGACCGCCCGCGCGGGCCGCACCGGCGGCTGCTTCGCGCTGGCGCTGCTCGACATCGACCACTTCAAGCGGGTCAACGACCGCTTCGGCCACGGGGCGGGCGACGACGTGCTCGTGGAGGTGGCGCGACGCCTGCGGGCCGCCGCGCGGCCGCAGGACCTCGTCGCGCGCATCGGCGGCGAGGAGATCGCCTGGATCATGGCCGACACCGACGTCGACGGCGCGCACGAGGCGGCGGAGCGGGCGCGCCGGCTGGTGGGCGGCGAGCCGTTCGACGGCGTGGGGTCGATCACGATCTCCGCCGGCGTGTGCGACCGCTGCGCCACGCCCCCGAGCGGCGGCGTGATGCGCGGCGCCGACCTGGCCCTCTACTGGGCGAAGCGCCACGGCCGCGACATGACGGCCTGCCACCGCCGCGACGGGACCATCGGGCCCGGCGCCGACCGGGCGCTGACGGCGGCGACCCCGGCCGGCTGA
- a CDS encoding nucleotide exchange factor GrpE, producing the protein MTERPTDMQGAAADERSGAAPGPGEAERHAGADGGAAGVDDAAAERSELERVVGERDQYLDALQRLKAEFENYRKRNERERQTIATGAVREVVRGLLPVMDNLERAVIAAGERADVPGGEGIVAGIEMVRGQLAGILAGHGVEEIPAHGEAFDPTVHEAIAAVPSPAHEEGTVVEVVEKGYRQEEHVLRPTRVVIAAAPPQG; encoded by the coding sequence GTGACGGAACGGCCGACGGACATGCAGGGCGCGGCGGCGGACGAGCGGTCCGGCGCCGCGCCCGGGCCCGGCGAGGCCGAGCGCCACGCGGGCGCGGACGGCGGGGCGGCCGGCGTCGACGACGCGGCCGCCGAGCGGTCCGAGCTCGAGCGGGTGGTCGGGGAGCGCGACCAGTACCTGGACGCGCTCCAGCGGCTGAAGGCCGAGTTCGAGAACTACCGCAAGCGCAACGAGCGGGAGCGGCAGACGATCGCCACGGGCGCCGTGCGCGAGGTCGTGCGCGGGCTGCTCCCGGTGATGGACAACCTGGAGCGGGCCGTCATCGCGGCCGGCGAGCGCGCCGACGTGCCGGGCGGCGAGGGCATCGTGGCCGGCATCGAGATGGTGCGCGGCCAGCTCGCCGGCATCCTGGCGGGCCACGGGGTCGAGGAGATCCCCGCCCACGGCGAGGCCTTCGACCCCACGGTGCACGAGGCGATCGCGGCGGTGCCGTCGCCCGCGCACGAGGAGGGCACGGTCGTCGAGGTGGTTGAGAAGGGCTACCGCCAGGAGGAGCACGTGCTGCGGCCCACGCGGGTCGTCATCGCGGCGGCTCCGCCGCAGGGGTAG
- a CDS encoding Hsp20/alpha crystallin family protein, whose amino-acid sequence MPAVVRFDPFRDITALRDEMNRLFNRTVGGEGMSAGGSAWTPAVDIFDGDEAITLRAELPGLTPEDIDIEVDDNVLTLKGERRFTDEVQEGRYYRLERAYGNFQRSVTLPQGVKADEISASFDNGVLTVVVPKADEVKPRKITVAAAPA is encoded by the coding sequence ATGCCGGCAGTCGTGCGATTCGACCCGTTCCGTGACATCACGGCGCTGCGGGACGAGATGAACCGCCTGTTCAACCGGACGGTGGGCGGCGAGGGGATGTCGGCCGGCGGCTCCGCGTGGACGCCCGCCGTGGACATCTTCGACGGCGACGAGGCGATCACGCTCCGGGCGGAGCTCCCGGGGCTGACGCCGGAGGACATCGACATCGAGGTCGACGACAACGTGCTCACCCTGAAGGGCGAGCGGCGCTTCACGGACGAGGTGCAGGAGGGGCGGTACTACCGGCTGGAGCGGGCCTACGGCAACTTCCAGCGCAGCGTCACGCTGCCCCAGGGCGTCAAGGCCGACGAGATCTCGGCGAGCTTCGACAACGGCGTGCTGACGGTCGTCGTGCCGAAGGCCGACGAGGTCAAGCCGCGCAAGATCACCGTCGCGGCGGCCCCGGCGTGA
- the dnaJ gene encoding molecular chaperone DnaJ, whose amino-acid sequence MEDLYATLGVSRTASADEIRKAYRALARKHHPDANPDDPKAEERFKEISHAHDVLGDPEKRREYDARLRFGGRAPNGGGAGAGGGADMGGFGDFADIFSSIFRGGGGGRGRGQGGAAAARRGADVEVEVNLSFEQAMAGAQVPVQVETPVACSDCGGSGARPGTSPRLCPECKGRGVLGRDVGSFAFSETCPRCGGNGTVIDDPCPTCGGTGSTSTRTQIKVKIPAGVKDGTRIRLKGKGQAGAGGGPAGDLQVVTRVAPSRLYTRRGDDLVINVPVTFVEAALGAQVEVPTLDGRVKLTVPAGSAEGRQLRIPGKGAPRLKGEGRGDLIAKLHLEVPRELSKKQQDLLRRFADLDARDPRETLFS is encoded by the coding sequence GTGGAGGACCTCTACGCAACGCTCGGCGTCTCGCGCACCGCGAGCGCCGACGAGATCCGGAAGGCGTACCGGGCGCTGGCGCGCAAGCACCACCCCGACGCCAACCCCGACGACCCGAAGGCGGAGGAGCGCTTCAAGGAGATCTCCCACGCCCACGACGTGCTGGGCGACCCGGAGAAGCGGCGCGAGTACGACGCGCGCCTGCGCTTCGGCGGCCGCGCGCCGAACGGCGGCGGCGCGGGCGCCGGGGGCGGCGCCGACATGGGCGGCTTCGGCGACTTCGCCGACATCTTCTCGAGCATCTTCCGGGGCGGCGGCGGCGGGCGCGGTCGTGGCCAGGGTGGCGCAGCCGCCGCGCGGCGCGGCGCCGACGTGGAGGTCGAGGTCAACCTGTCGTTCGAGCAGGCCATGGCCGGCGCGCAGGTGCCGGTGCAGGTCGAGACGCCGGTGGCCTGCAGCGACTGCGGCGGCAGCGGCGCCCGGCCCGGGACGTCGCCGCGCCTCTGCCCGGAGTGCAAGGGCCGCGGCGTGCTCGGGCGCGACGTGGGCTCGTTCGCGTTCAGCGAGACCTGCCCGCGCTGCGGCGGCAACGGCACGGTGATCGACGACCCGTGCCCCACCTGCGGCGGCACCGGCAGCACCTCCACGCGCACCCAGATCAAGGTGAAGATCCCGGCCGGCGTCAAGGACGGCACCCGCATCCGCCTGAAGGGCAAGGGGCAGGCGGGCGCCGGCGGCGGCCCGGCGGGCGACCTGCAGGTGGTCACGCGGGTCGCGCCCAGCCGGCTCTACACCCGCCGCGGCGACGACCTGGTCATCAACGTGCCGGTCACCTTCGTCGAGGCGGCGCTCGGTGCGCAGGTGGAGGTGCCGACGCTCGACGGGCGGGTCAAGCTGACCGTGCCCGCCGGCAGCGCCGAGGGCCGCCAGCTGCGCATCCCCGGCAAGGGGGCGCCCCGCCTGAAGGGCGAGGGCCGCGGCGACCTGATCGCGAAGCTCCACCTGGAGGTGCCGCGCGAGCTGTCGAAGAAGCAGCAGGACCTGCTGCGCAGGTTCGCGGACCTGGACGCCCGCGACCCGCGGGAGACGTTGTTCTCGTGA
- a CDS encoding heat shock protein transcriptional repressor HspR — MSTRRPPRREFLIGIAAELAGMHPQTLRVYERRGLIRPQRTPRNTRVYSEADVALLRRIQELSEEGLNLAGIERVLKLEQRLERAERRIRDLRAELAQRMEDHARELAEARAARGQIVLAVKGETALVSRHAPVVTGRRGMREVH; from the coding sequence GTGAGCACCCGGCGACCCCCGCGGCGGGAGTTCCTGATCGGCATCGCGGCCGAGCTCGCGGGCATGCATCCGCAGACCCTGCGGGTGTACGAGCGCCGCGGCCTCATCCGGCCCCAGCGCACGCCGCGCAACACGCGGGTCTACAGCGAGGCCGACGTGGCGCTGCTGCGGCGCATCCAGGAGCTCTCGGAGGAGGGGCTCAACCTGGCGGGCATCGAGCGCGTGCTGAAGCTCGAGCAGCGGCTGGAGCGCGCCGAGCGGCGCATCCGCGACCTGCGGGCCGAGCTCGCGCAGCGGATGGAGGACCACGCGCGCGAGCTGGCCGAGGCCCGCGCGGCGCGCGGGCAGATCGTGCTCGCGGTGAAGGGCGAGACGGCGCTCGTGTCCCGGCACGCGCCGGTCGTGACTGGACGCCGGGGGATGAGGGAGGTGCACTGA